From a single Campylobacter concisus genomic region:
- a CDS encoding iron transporter, translating into MNKILSSALALSLAAGFALAGEHPIGEPVEANGMEIAAVYLQPIDMEPKGIDLAPSLADFHLEADIHAIAGNKNGFGEGEWIPYLKINYELKNLDNGKVKKGTFMPMVASDGPHYGANVKMDTGVGNYELKFHIDNPEKQGFGRHADKESGVGKWFEPFTTTYKFQWTGGPVK; encoded by the coding sequence ATGAATAAAATTCTTAGTTCAGCTCTAGCACTTAGCCTAGCAGCTGGTTTTGCACTTGCTGGAGAGCACCCAATCGGCGAGCCTGTAGAGGCTAATGGTATGGAGATAGCTGCAGTTTATTTGCAACCAATCGACATGGAACCAAAGGGTATTGACCTAGCTCCAAGCCTAGCTGATTTTCACCTAGAAGCTGACATACACGCTATTGCTGGTAATAAAAACGGCTTTGGCGAAGGTGAGTGGATCCCATACCTAAAGATTAACTACGAGCTAAAAAACCTTGATAACGGCAAAGTTAAAAAAGGTACCTTTATGCCAATGGTTGCAAGCGATGGCCCACACTATGGTGCTAACGTAAAAATGGATACAGGCGTAGGCAACTATGAGCTTAAATTCCACATCGACAATCCAGAAAAACAAGGTTTTGGTCGCCACGCTGATAAAGAGAGCGGTGTTGGTAAATGGTTTGAGCCTTTCACAACAACTTATAAATTTCAATGGACAGGTGGTCCTGTTAAATAA
- a CDS encoding FTR1 family iron permease yields the protein MNKFLKFMLIMLLPIWLIAKNEDYEQVAAQIKESLQKVITEYRAGNVEQAVSDTQNAYFGLFEDVEAGIRINLGQKKAYSMEKQFGEIRKAIKAGEAPDDVQKRIDQINSEIAEVLPVILKGHRLVGEYSDSPAQAATTDYDTSKFIPEWKVAFANLSADLDKAIASYESDKQDDAKSAIQDAKFTDYRNTQLEIAIRQHIENGKSIDADIQRKMGEAISGITNGISKDDFKTKLDEIKKLAYEAISKLPADTAKLAKVDMSDVEAASEEDSGADYTKVVQNINDKIQAAITLYKNGDVKKAMGDIQDIYFDEFEGSGMENKVGAIDVNLKTAIEATFGNLVALMKSGVDEKTLQESASKMSSQLAAALEKTSGSSSPWTLFIWALTIILREGFEALIIVAAVVAYLVKTGNAKAMGKVVYSSVGVAVILSFVMAWIMNVIFGEAAGQKRELMEGITMLVAVGLLFYVGFWLLSNAGAKKWNDYIKSHVSESISSGSSTALWWTVFLAVFREGAETVLFYQALIFGAKDSAGYSMIAAGFVIGLIVLLIVYFLFKIFAVKIPIKPFFIFTSAIIFYMSIVFVGKGVGELVEGKIFIPTIIKGLSFPDWMRDWLGLQPYYESLVPQIIMVLALIIGIVIMKSKQNKN from the coding sequence ATGAATAAATTCTTAAAATTTATGCTAATTATGTTGTTGCCTATTTGGCTTATAGCAAAAAATGAGGATTACGAGCAGGTCGCAGCTCAGATAAAAGAGTCGCTACAAAAAGTAATAACAGAGTATAGAGCGGGCAATGTTGAACAAGCAGTCAGTGATACTCAAAATGCTTATTTTGGCTTATTTGAAGATGTCGAAGCTGGCATCAGAATAAATTTAGGTCAAAAAAAAGCTTACTCTATGGAGAAGCAATTTGGCGAGATCAGAAAGGCGATAAAAGCAGGCGAAGCGCCAGATGATGTGCAAAAAAGAATAGATCAGATCAATAGCGAGATCGCTGAAGTTCTACCAGTTATCTTAAAAGGGCATAGACTAGTTGGTGAGTATTCAGACAGCCCAGCTCAAGCTGCTACAACTGATTATGATACTTCTAAATTTATCCCTGAGTGGAAAGTGGCATTTGCAAATTTATCAGCTGATCTAGATAAAGCAATAGCAAGCTATGAGAGCGATAAGCAAGATGATGCCAAAAGTGCTATTCAAGATGCTAAATTTACAGATTACAGAAATACTCAACTTGAAATCGCTATTCGCCAGCATATAGAAAATGGTAAAAGCATAGATGCTGATATCCAAAGAAAGATGGGCGAAGCGATCAGCGGCATCACAAATGGTATAAGCAAAGATGATTTTAAAACTAAGCTAGATGAGATCAAGAAACTAGCATATGAGGCAATCTCAAAACTCCCAGCAGATACTGCAAAACTAGCAAAAGTTGATATGAGTGATGTAGAAGCAGCTTCTGAAGAAGATAGTGGTGCAGATTATACCAAAGTCGTTCAAAACATAAACGACAAAATTCAAGCTGCTATCACACTTTATAAAAATGGTGATGTAAAAAAAGCTATGGGCGATATCCAAGACATCTACTTTGATGAGTTTGAAGGTAGCGGTATGGAGAATAAAGTAGGCGCAATAGATGTAAATTTAAAAACAGCTATTGAAGCTACATTTGGCAATCTTGTAGCCCTTATGAAATCAGGTGTAGACGAAAAAACTCTTCAAGAAAGCGCAAGCAAGATGTCATCTCAGCTAGCAGCCGCACTTGAAAAAACTAGCGGTTCAAGCTCACCTTGGACGCTATTTATCTGGGCGCTAACTATAATCTTAAGAGAGGGCTTTGAAGCTCTTATCATCGTTGCAGCCGTCGTTGCATACCTTGTAAAAACTGGCAATGCTAAAGCGATGGGCAAAGTTGTTTATAGCTCAGTTGGCGTGGCTGTCATCTTAAGCTTTGTTATGGCGTGGATCATGAACGTCATCTTTGGCGAGGCAGCAGGTCAAAAAAGAGAGCTTATGGAAGGCATCACGATGCTTGTTGCAGTGGGACTTCTATTTTACGTTGGCTTCTGGCTTCTTTCAAATGCTGGCGCTAAAAAATGGAACGACTACATCAAATCACATGTATCTGAGTCTATCTCAAGTGGCTCGAGCACAGCGCTTTGGTGGACTGTATTTTTAGCGGTATTTAGAGAGGGTGCTGAAACTGTACTATTTTATCAGGCGCTTATTTTTGGAGCTAAAGATTCAGCTGGTTACTCGATGATTGCAGCTGGCTTTGTGATAGGACTTATCGTTCTTTTAATAGTCTATTTCTTATTTAAAATTTTTGCTGTTAAAATTCCTATTAAACCATTTTTTATATTTACGTCAGCTATTATCTTTTATATGTCGATCGTCTTTGTTGGCAAGGGTGTTGGCGAACTAGTTGAGGGCAAAATTTTCATCCCAACTATCATAAAAGGACTTAGCTTCCCTGACTGGATGAGAGACTGGCTAGGACTTCAGCCATATTATGAGAGCTTAGTACCTCAAATCATTATGGTGCTTGCCTTAATTATAGGCATCGTTATCATGAAATCAAAACAAAATAAAAACTAA
- a CDS encoding thioredoxin domain-containing protein — protein sequence MKKVVLASILAATSLMAASDKQIEDFYSEVFKNQNIDGVNVKVVERTKILDDIEKVSLKFSKGDMSQEDVTFIKGDLMFPDVVNLKEQKSYLAEEKKVIAEKAALDLVKSLAKIYKNEDKANVVTLGNDSKKPTIIMFSDPECPYCRAELAKIETTLKDNNVEIILTPVHELSSLQKSALIYKDIKNAKSDSDKVKILRKYFSEDYNVDEKNVSKEESDKIDTLRKKYFSAGVRSVPFIINKSDLK from the coding sequence ATGAAAAAAGTGGTTTTGGCCTCAATATTAGCGGCAACTAGCCTAATGGCAGCAAGCGATAAGCAAATAGAAGATTTTTACTCAGAAGTTTTTAAAAATCAAAATATCGATGGTGTTAATGTAAAAGTCGTAGAACGCACTAAAATTTTAGATGATATAGAAAAAGTAAGCTTAAAATTTAGCAAAGGAGATATGTCTCAAGAAGATGTGACTTTTATTAAGGGCGATCTTATGTTTCCTGATGTTGTAAATTTAAAGGAGCAGAAGTCTTATTTGGCTGAAGAAAAAAAGGTAATCGCAGAAAAAGCAGCACTTGATTTAGTAAAATCACTAGCTAAAATTTATAAAAATGAAGACAAGGCAAATGTTGTAACTCTTGGTAATGATAGCAAAAAGCCAACTATTATCATGTTTTCAGATCCTGAATGCCCATATTGCAGAGCCGAGCTAGCAAAGATCGAAACGACATTAAAAGACAATAATGTTGAAATCATCCTAACTCCAGTGCATGAACTATCGTCTTTGCAAAAAAGTGCTTTGATCTATAAAGATATAAAAAATGCAAAAAGTGATAGCGATAAGGTTAAAATTTTAAGAAAGTATTTTTCTGAAGATTATAACGTGGATGAAAAAAATGTTAGTAAAGAAGAGAGCGACAAGATCGATACTTTACGTAAAAAATATTTCTCAGCTGGCGTTAGATCAGTGCCATTTATCATAAACAAAAGTGATCTGAAATAA
- a CDS encoding twin-arginine translocation signal domain-containing protein, producing the protein MQGSRRDFLKKSLKVGAAGGVLAVSAVAKVTSDDLAPDDNGVVVGKSNKKEVLYKKSKNWETYYKIAY; encoded by the coding sequence ATGCAAGGATCAAGAAGAGATTTTCTAAAAAAATCTCTAAAAGTCGGTGCTGCCGGCGGTGTACTAGCAGTCTCAGCCGTAGCAAAAGTGACTAGTGACGACTTAGCTCCTGATGACAATGGTGTCGTCGTTGGCAAGTCAAACAAAAAAGAGGTGCTTTATAAAAAAAGCAAGAACTGGGAAACCTACTATAAAATCGCTTACTAA
- a CDS encoding formate dehydrogenase subunit alpha — MKKVDGKWQRISWDQAVNEIGDKMLQIRKEDGPDSVVFLGSAKFNNEQAYYFRKFCAFWGTNSNDHVARIUHSATVAGVANTWGYGAMTNHFGDMAANSKCIFIIGANPAVANPVGGMKHTLQAKDRNNAKVIVADPNFTKTAAHADLYLRQRSGTDIALVYGLIHIILKNGWEDKEFIENRTYGIDEIRKEAEHWTPEVTSDVTGVPVDKLLKAADILAHTKPGTVVWALGITQHSVGTSNTRILPILQLILGNMGKAGGGCNIIRGHDNVQGSTDMCNLSDSLPMYYGLTDAAWKYYCKGWGVDYDEFIKRFAVSTKEPKQGGTPVKNTVFEEYYYHDPKHPEDRNWRNEKGWSLSKWWQGVLKEENTFSSGALRVLWVQGTGLTSMAHLAKIQEAASKLDMIVVAEPFVNEISILSDRKDGVYILPVATAFENEGHLSATNRSGQWRTKVVDPLYESKGDHEVMFLFAKKFGFYDEYVKGMKMGIVDREIKQVKDDFVWPDDATNEIARIGNSIGYGGRTAEMFRRHQANWDKFDPDTLIGIGGEVKGEYYGKPWPAWDEKHPGTPILYDMSKPYAEGGSGFRNRFGLEHNGVSQLASEETTLVGSAIKGGYPQITKENIEKVLGITLTEEEKAKMGPSWSMDYSGIIFEKCREKGVVPYGNARARAIVWEFLDPIPKHREPVHSPRWDLVQKYPTFEDQARNFRVSTKFKSEQQAKDWSKEFPIVFSTQRVVNLSGAGMIERTSKYLSAITPEMFANVNPELALKYGIKDRDMMWIHSPQGTKIKVRCYHSQMVTPDRICMPYNFAGIMQGVDLSARYPEGTKPYVIGESFNTVTNYGFDPVTQISEFNAGLCRIEKAEENTFKTSFFHEYGERDAMGKE, encoded by the coding sequence ATGAAAAAAGTTGATGGTAAATGGCAAAGAATTTCATGGGATCAAGCTGTAAATGAGATCGGCGATAAGATGCTTCAGATCCGCAAAGAAGATGGCCCTGATAGTGTTGTTTTCTTAGGATCTGCGAAATTTAACAATGAGCAAGCATATTACTTTAGAAAATTTTGTGCATTTTGGGGTACAAACAGTAACGATCACGTAGCAAGAATTTGACATAGCGCAACAGTCGCCGGTGTGGCGAATACTTGGGGTTATGGCGCGATGACAAACCACTTTGGAGATATGGCTGCGAACTCAAAATGTATATTTATCATTGGAGCAAACCCAGCTGTGGCAAACCCAGTTGGTGGCATGAAGCACACTTTACAAGCAAAAGATAGAAACAATGCAAAAGTAATTGTAGCTGATCCAAATTTTACAAAGACAGCTGCACATGCTGATCTTTATTTGAGACAAAGATCAGGAACTGATATTGCACTTGTTTATGGTCTTATTCACATTATTCTCAAAAATGGCTGGGAAGATAAAGAATTTATAGAAAATAGAACTTACGGTATTGATGAGATAAGAAAAGAGGCTGAGCACTGGACACCAGAGGTTACATCTGATGTTACTGGAGTACCAGTTGATAAGCTACTAAAAGCTGCAGACATTCTAGCTCACACAAAACCAGGTACTGTTGTTTGGGCACTTGGCATCACTCAACACTCAGTTGGTACATCAAATACAAGAATTTTACCTATCCTTCAACTAATTCTAGGAAATATGGGTAAAGCAGGCGGCGGCTGTAATATCATTCGTGGTCACGACAATGTTCAAGGCTCAACTGATATGTGTAACCTTTCAGACAGCTTGCCAATGTATTATGGCTTAACTGATGCAGCATGGAAATATTACTGCAAAGGCTGGGGCGTTGATTATGACGAATTTATTAAACGCTTTGCAGTCTCAACAAAAGAGCCAAAACAAGGCGGTACTCCTGTTAAAAACACAGTCTTTGAAGAGTATTATTACCACGATCCTAAACATCCAGAAGATAGAAACTGGAGAAACGAAAAAGGCTGGTCACTTTCAAAATGGTGGCAAGGCGTCTTGAAAGAGGAGAATACATTTAGTAGTGGTGCATTAAGAGTTCTTTGGGTTCAAGGAACTGGTCTGACATCTATGGCGCACTTGGCTAAAATCCAAGAAGCAGCTTCAAAACTAGATATGATCGTTGTAGCTGAGCCATTTGTAAATGAAATTTCTATCCTTTCAGACAGAAAAGATGGTGTTTATATCTTGCCAGTAGCGACTGCATTTGAAAATGAAGGTCACTTAAGTGCAACAAACCGCTCTGGTCAATGGAGAACAAAAGTTGTTGATCCACTTTATGAGAGCAAGGGCGATCACGAAGTGATGTTCTTGTTTGCTAAGAAATTTGGCTTTTACGATGAATACGTAAAAGGCATGAAAATGGGTATCGTAGATCGTGAAATAAAACAAGTAAAAGATGATTTTGTATGGCCTGATGATGCGACAAATGAGATAGCAAGGATTGGAAATTCTATAGGTTATGGTGGTAGAACAGCCGAGATGTTTAGACGCCATCAAGCAAACTGGGATAAATTTGACCCAGATACGCTAATAGGTATTGGTGGTGAAGTTAAAGGCGAATACTACGGTAAACCATGGCCAGCATGGGATGAAAAACACCCTGGAACACCAATACTATATGATATGAGCAAGCCTTATGCAGAGGGTGGTTCAGGCTTTAGAAATCGCTTTGGTCTAGAGCATAATGGCGTTAGTCAGCTAGCTAGCGAAGAGACAACGCTTGTTGGCTCAGCTATAAAAGGTGGCTATCCACAAATCACAAAAGAGAATATAGAAAAAGTCTTAGGTATAACTCTAACTGAAGAAGAGAAAGCTAAGATGGGACCAAGCTGGAGTATGGATTATAGTGGTATTATCTTTGAAAAATGCCGCGAAAAAGGTGTTGTTCCTTATGGTAATGCAAGGGCAAGAGCTATCGTTTGGGAATTCCTCGATCCTATTCCAAAACATAGAGAGCCTGTTCACTCACCACGCTGGGATCTTGTTCAAAAGTATCCGACATTTGAAGATCAAGCTAGAAATTTCCGTGTTTCTACTAAGTTTAAGTCAGAGCAACAAGCAAAAGATTGGTCGAAAGAGTTCCCTATCGTATTTAGTACGCAACGTGTCGTAAACTTAAGTGGTGCTGGTATGATCGAAAGAACCAGTAAATATCTATCAGCTATTACGCCAGAGATGTTTGCTAATGTTAATCCAGAGCTAGCTTTAAAATACGGCATAAAAGACCGCGATATGATGTGGATTCACAGCCCACAAGGCACAAAGATCAAAGTAAGATGCTATCACAGCCAGATGGTAACTCCAGATAGAATTTGTATGCCATACAACTTCGCTGGTATTATGCAAGGCGTTGATCTTTCAGCTCGCTATCCAGAGGGCACTAAGCCTTATGTTATCGGCGAGAGCTTTAACACAGTTACTAACTATGGATTTGACCCAGTTACTCAAATTTCAGAGTTTAACGCAGGTCTTTGCCGTATAGAAAAAGCTGAAGAAAATACATTTAAAACATCGTTTTTCCATGAATATGGCGAGAGAGACGCCATGGGTAAAGAGTAA
- the fdh3B gene encoding formate dehydrogenase FDH3 subunit beta, producing the protein MARMKFFVDTDRCISCYGCQVACSSAHELPVGIYRRKVITLHDGIEGKEVSTTIACQHCTDAPCEQVCPVDCFYIRADGIVLHDKNKCIGCGYCLYACPFGAPQFPKDGAFGVKGVMDKCTMCAGGPEPTNSHEERELYGQNRMAEGKVPMCAAVCATNALLVGDAAEVSNVYRKRVMLRNTGLNA; encoded by the coding sequence ATGGCAAGAATGAAATTTTTCGTAGATACTGATAGATGTATTAGTTGTTATGGTTGCCAAGTTGCTTGCTCTTCTGCTCATGAACTTCCAGTGGGAATTTATAGAAGAAAGGTTATTACACTTCACGATGGTATCGAAGGTAAAGAGGTTTCAACTACTATTGCATGCCAACACTGTACTGATGCACCTTGTGAACAAGTTTGCCCAGTTGATTGCTTCTACATTAGAGCCGATGGCATCGTACTTCATGATAAAAATAAGTGTATAGGTTGTGGATACTGCTTATATGCTTGTCCATTTGGCGCGCCACAGTTCCCTAAAGATGGCGCATTTGGCGTAAAAGGCGTAATGGACAAATGTACAATGTGTGCAGGCGGCCCAGAGCCAACAAATTCACACGAGGAGAGAGAGCTTTACGGTCAAAATAGAATGGCCGAAGGAAAAGTGCCTATGTGTGCGGCTGTTTGTGCTACAAATGCACTTTTAGTTGGAGATGCGGCTGAAGTATCAAATGTATATCGCAAACGCGTTATGCTAAGAAATACTGGGCTAAATGCCTAA